One Drosophila subobscura isolate 14011-0131.10 chromosome U, UCBerk_Dsub_1.0, whole genome shotgun sequence DNA window includes the following coding sequences:
- the LOC117900678 gene encoding uncharacterized protein LOC117900678 has protein sequence MFHCINGMCLVTRSWTRGAQRHLSVGTLRWNESKSQKDAQSSEVLPQEETVTTKEASAIVVAGKSEDGSSSDNSQAQQSENAYKMNRREAFRRMMKEKSNVDCNEQKPVEEKNSSDYGQLPLRRQAVAGVPQPTYRGPQVKKMDEKKTSKADDAPKVDQEEKVKLNRHYYLRQMCMEKLQHLQQKQPVDDSQKQSLIKIKKESLDPARLERLNLKWKEQQQEIAKRMKDADKKKFVSRFEQNSGRKDKIK, from the exons ATGTTTCATTGCATAAATGGCATGTGCCTGGTGACGCGTTCCTGGACTCGCG GTGCGCAGCGGCACTTGTCCGTGGGCACACTGCGCTGGAATGAATCCAAATCCCAAAAGGATGCTCAGTCGAGTGAGGTGCTGCCACAGGAAGAGACCGTCACAACAAAAGAAGCGTCAGCCATCGTGGTTGCAGGGAAGTCCGAAGATGGCAGCTCCAGCGACAACAGCCAGGCGCAACAATCGGAGAACGCATACAAGATGAACCGCCGCGAAGCCTTCAGGCGGATGATGAAGGAGAAGAGCAACGTAGACTGCAACGAACAGAAGCCTGTCGAAGAGAAGAATTCATCTGATTATGGCCAATTGCCTCTGCGGCGTCAAGCTGTAGCTGGTGTCCCGCAGCCTACCTACCGTGGGCCCCAAGTCAAGAAGATGGACGAAAAGAAGACCAGCAAAGCGGACGACGCCCCCAAAGTTGATCAGGAGGAGAAAGTGAAACTAAACCGCCATTACTATTTGAGACAGATGTGCatggagaagctgcagcacctgcagcagaagcagccggTGGACGACAGCCAAAAGCAATCActgataaaaatcaaaaaggaGTCGCTGGATCCTGCACGATTGGAACGTCTGAATCTGAAGtggaaagagcagcagcaggagattgCAAAGCGAATGAAGGATGCAGACAAGAAGAAGTTCGTCTCCCGCTTTGAGCAGAACTCGGGGCGGAAGGACAAGATAAAATAA